From the Lolium rigidum isolate FL_2022 chromosome 2, APGP_CSIRO_Lrig_0.1, whole genome shotgun sequence genome, one window contains:
- the LOC124686113 gene encoding pentatricopeptide repeat-containing protein At2g01860-like gives MSSLVSRPTPPALSGGVSPAASASVVAFGATWLRSSSSYGIPTRCRALVPCTGSSSGGLAKDRQQACQENAAAENQDGGLGWSKDEIEAISALFARPMHQKPPKPPSPATRRQLPLPQPHKTRLPAAPTPKQHVRLPSRSSFSDRVRKDPEVLIGIAREIAALAPDSEVSTVLDRWAPFLRKGSLSMTIRELGHMGLPERALQTLCWAQAQKAVLLFPDDRILASAVEVLARFDELRMESALEECVPSASRAVLEAMASGFIGAGKAGLARKVLELARVNKRTLHPGIYAKLILEVAQTPEGYGLAAALLDELGERPDFDLRPQDCTAVMKVCVKLRRFAAVESLFSWFRASGRNPTVVMYTTVIHSRSRDGRHREALALVWEMEQANCLLDLPAYRVIVKLCVALSDPERAFRYLSRLKEAGFLPTSDIYCNLIEGYAVAGRTAKCQQLIREAESTGVMLDRRLVSSLSEMRTGHP, from the coding sequence ATGTCGTCTCTGGTGAGCCGGCCAACGCCCCCCGCGCTGTCCGGCGGCGTTTCACCAGCAGCATCGGCGTCAGTGGTGGCATTCGGCGCCACATGgctccgcagcagcagcagctatgGCATTCCTACTCGGTGTAGAGCTCTCGTCCCCTGCACGGGTTCGTCCAGTGGAGGTCTTGCCAAGGATAGGCAGCAGGCCTGCCAAGAGAACGCCGCTGCTGAGAATCAAGACGGGGGTCTGGGTTGGAGCAAGGACGAGATCGAGGCCATCTCGGCGCTGTTCGCCCGGCCGATGCACCAAAAGCCGCCGAAGCCCCCGAgcccggcgacgcggcggcagcTCCCGCTACCGCAGCCCCACAAGACGAGGCTGCCGGCCGCCCCGACGCCGAAGCAGCACGTCCGTCTCCCCTCGCGCTCCTCGTTCAGCGACCGGGTGCGCAAGGACCCGGAGGTCCTCATTGGGATCGCCCGGGAGATCGCCGCGCTCGCGCCGGACTCCGAGGTGTCCACGGTGCTGGACCGCTGGGCGCCGTTCCTCCGGAAGGGGTCGCTCTCTATGACCATCCGGGAGCTCGGCCACATGGGGCTCCCCGAGAGGGCGCTCCAGACGCTGTGCTGGGCGCAGGCGCAGAAGGCCGTGCTGCTGTTCCCCGACGACCGCATCCTGGCCTCGGCCGTCGAGGTCCTGGCGCGCTTCGACGAGCTGAGGATGGAGTCCGCGCTCGAGGAGTGCGTGCCGTCGGCGAGCCGCGCCGTCCTCGAGGCCATGGCGAGCGGGTTCATCGGGGCGGGCAAAGCAGGCCTCGCGCGCAAGGTGCTCGAGCTTGCCAGGGTAAACAAGAGGACGCTGCACCCGGGCATCTACGCGAAGCTGATCCTGGAAGTTGCCCAGACACCGGAAGGCTACGGGCTCGCTGCTGCGCTGCTCGATGAGCTTGGTGAGAGGCCGGACTTTGACCTGCGACCGCAGGACTGCACGGCTGTCATGAAGGTCTGTGTAAAGCTCAGGCGGTTCGCGGCCGTGGAGAGCTTGTTCAGCTGGTTCAGGGCGTCTGGCAGGAACCCGACCGTGGTGATGTACACGACTGTGATCCACAGCCGCTCCCGAGACGGGAGGCACCGGGAGGCGTTGGCCCTGGTGTGGGAAATGGAGCAAGCAAACTGCCTTCTTGACCTGCCGGCATACCGGGTCATCGTGAAGCTGTGTGTGGCATTGAGTGATCCAGAGAGGGCTTTTCGGTACCTGTCTAGGTTGAAGGAGGCTGGGTTCCTTCCGACCAGTGACATATACTGTAATTTGATTGAAGGCTATGCCGTAGCGGGGAGGACGGCTAAGTGCCAGCAGCTGATCAGGGAGGCTGAGTCCACCGGCGTGATGCTTGACAGGAGGCTGGTTTCTAGCTTGTCTGAGATGCGAACTGGACATCCTTGA